The following proteins come from a genomic window of Rutidosis leptorrhynchoides isolate AG116_Rl617_1_P2 chromosome 10, CSIRO_AGI_Rlap_v1, whole genome shotgun sequence:
- the LOC139870481 gene encoding uncharacterized protein, with protein sequence MNILSLNIRGVGQDGKVNWMKKLCLKEKPIILCLQETKSGELSELWIKNIWGSSDFNYIQKNAQGFSGVEGEFCLGIKGNIEGIDSEVAVVNVYGPHSTTKKIRFWESLEKLLSFGDMPWLLCGDFNEVGNPNERMNSEFNKSWADRFNKFINYNCLIDVSLGEKKFTRICDNGVKFSKLDRFLISEQFRNLWPNISAVTLDKHLSDHSPVLLSNGLKDFGPSPLESSTNG encoded by the exons ATGAATATTCTCTCATTAAATATACGTGGTGTGGGTCAAGATGGCAAAGTGAATTGGATGAAAAAACTATGTCTAAAGGAAAAGCCTATTATTCTTTGTCTTCAGGAAACTAAAAGTGGAGAGTTAAGTGAATTGTGGATCAAAAATATATGGGGTTCAAGTGACTTTAATTACATCCAAAAGAATGCTCAAGGTTTTTCGGGGG TTGAAGGAGAATTTTGTCTTGGTATCAAAGGGAATATTGAAGGTATCGATTCAGAGGTGGCGGTTGTAAACGTCTATGGCCCCCACTCCACAACAAAAAAGATCAGATTTTGGGAGTCACTTGAAAAATTACTCAGCTTTGGTGACATGCCATGGCTTCTTTGTGGAGACTTCAACGAGGTTGGAAACCCAAACGAGAGAATGAATTCAGAATTTAATAAAAGTTGGGCGGATCGGTTCAACAAATTCATAAACTATAATTGCTTGATTGATGTTTCTCTCGGGGAAAAAAAATTCACACGAATATGCGATAATGGTGTCAAGTTCAGCAAGTTAGACAGGTTTTTAATCTCAGAACAATTCAGGAATTTATGGCCGAATATCTCAGCTGTTACCCTTGATAAACATTTATCCGATCACAGCCCAGTTCTCCTAAGTAATGGATTAAAAGATTTCGGGCCAAGCCCACTAGAATCTTCAACGAATGGTTAA